In Thiovibrio frasassiensis, one DNA window encodes the following:
- a CDS encoding AI-2E family transporter, whose product MEQMEQMEPEAQKAAVRRYGPQEIAAWLVIVVLVTLIVKTLSFIFIPLSVAVLVFFAVGMPMEFLRRFGVPGWLRILLVVSFILDALYWVGGLLQANIMEFVGQLPVFTQKLSEYAAIELQSYGVTAEQGKEILDAFVGNMDGKKMEPLGSFLHAAGGSFFQFIGNLVWVVLFLIFMLAERDGMENRLHNAFGQRRAEKIIKVGGRISQSIEEYLGLKTLISLLAGVLTSLALWLFGVQFALLWGVLAFLLNFIPNVGALLATVPPVLMALFQSGSPGFALLAASVLVAIHFVVGNYLEPKIMGRGLNLSPLVVLFALIFWGWMWGGVGMLLAVPLTAAFNIAMEEYDPSMPLAKMISAE is encoded by the coding sequence ATGGAGCAGATGGAACAGATGGAGCCGGAAGCGCAGAAGGCTGCAGTGCGAAGGTATGGCCCCCAGGAGATTGCTGCCTGGCTGGTGATCGTGGTGCTGGTTACCCTCATCGTGAAAACCCTTTCTTTTATTTTTATTCCCCTGAGTGTGGCGGTTCTCGTTTTTTTTGCGGTGGGCATGCCCATGGAGTTTCTTCGGCGGTTTGGGGTGCCCGGCTGGCTTCGCATCCTGCTGGTCGTTTCTTTCATCCTTGATGCATTGTACTGGGTTGGCGGGTTGTTGCAGGCGAATATCATGGAGTTTGTCGGTCAGCTCCCTGTCTTTACGCAGAAGCTGTCCGAGTATGCCGCCATTGAATTGCAATCGTATGGGGTAACCGCCGAGCAGGGAAAGGAGATTCTGGATGCTTTTGTCGGCAATATGGATGGGAAGAAGATGGAGCCGTTGGGTTCGTTTCTTCATGCTGCCGGCGGTTCTTTTTTTCAGTTTATCGGCAATCTTGTTTGGGTGGTGCTGTTCCTTATTTTTATGTTGGCCGAAAGGGATGGCATGGAAAATCGGCTGCACAATGCCTTTGGCCAGAGGCGCGCTGAAAAGATCATCAAGGTCGGGGGGAGGATCAGTCAGTCAATCGAAGAGTATCTTGGCCTGAAAACCTTGATCAGTCTCCTTGCCGGGGTGCTTACCTCTCTGGCGCTTTGGTTGTTTGGTGTCCAGTTCGCGTTGCTTTGGGGGGTTCTTGCTTTCCTGTTGAACTTTATACCCAATGTCGGGGCGCTCCTCGCCACGGTCCCTCCGGTGCTTATGGCCCTGTTCCAGTCCGGCTCCCCAGGCTTCGCCCTACTCGCGGCCAGCGTCCTTGTCGCCATTCATTTTGTCGTGGGAAATTATCTGGAACCAAAGATCATGGGACGTGGTCTTAATCTCAGTCCCCTGGTGGTACTCTTCGCCCTTATTTTCTGGGGCTGGATGTGGGGCGGGGTCGGCATGCTGCTGGCGGTTCCCTTAACCGCGGCGTTTAATATCGCCATGGAAGAGTATGATCCGTCCATGCCCCTGGCGAAAATGATCAGCGCGGAATAA
- a CDS encoding Bax inhibitor-1/YccA family protein, with the protein MYSSDNGRTMVIDQSRSQAATLFLAKVFNWMAIGLALTGVTALVVASTPALQQAILGNKIVFYGLIFGELGMVIYLSARIEQMSARMATNLFLGYSILNGATISAILLLYTGASVATTFFVAGGMFVTMAVYGTVTKKDLTSMGSFLFMGLVGMIIASVVNIFLGSSMVSWVVSAIGVIVFTGLTAYDVQKITRIGSGGIMENGQAAIQKGAIMGALALYLDFVNLFLMLLRFLGDRR; encoded by the coding sequence ATGTACAGCAGTGACAATGGCAGAACAATGGTTATTGATCAGTCCCGCTCCCAGGCGGCAACCCTTTTCCTGGCCAAGGTTTTCAATTGGATGGCCATTGGCCTGGCTCTTACCGGGGTTACCGCCTTGGTGGTCGCCAGTACTCCGGCCCTGCAGCAGGCCATTCTCGGGAACAAGATCGTGTTTTACGGCTTGATTTTCGGGGAACTTGGCATGGTAATCTATCTCTCCGCCAGGATCGAACAGATGTCGGCCCGCATGGCGACCAATCTTTTTCTCGGCTATTCCATCTTGAACGGGGCGACCATTTCCGCCATCCTCCTCCTCTATACTGGCGCTTCTGTTGCCACCACTTTCTTTGTCGCGGGCGGGATGTTCGTTACCATGGCGGTCTACGGCACGGTGACCAAAAAAGATCTTACCAGCATGGGGTCCTTTCTCTTCATGGGACTGGTGGGGATGATCATCGCCTCGGTGGTGAATATCTTTCTCGGCAGTTCCATGGTTTCCTGGGTGGTGTCCGCCATCGGCGTGATTGTTTTTACCGGCCTCACCGCCTATGACGTACAGAAAATCACCCGGATCGGTTCCGGCGGGATCATGGAAAACGGTCAGGCGGCGATCCAGAAGGGTGCAATCATGGGGGCTTTGGCCCTGTATCTTGATTTCGTGAATCTCTTTCTCATGCTGTTGAGGTTCCTGGGAGATCGCCGCTAA